One stretch of Hevea brasiliensis isolate MT/VB/25A 57/8 chromosome 12, ASM3005281v1, whole genome shotgun sequence DNA includes these proteins:
- the LOC110632647 gene encoding uncharacterized protein At1g21580 isoform X3 gives MDPRSPYLHHTRYVPRHPQPPPPPPQSHPHPDHPFPNNPNIYASHHSTLIAAPPPPPLRPQPRPPPTPSYHSLPTPPQFNPHDSQFSYNPNTFNSNHPRSHPDVHNFTQSPPLMHHKPFDDDLPRRLPDYIRDSRPDLRDPPRVLPDRWPSRPYPPANVDSDSYRRPLDNQPMSPMKIRRELEGNSRFIEEHKQREELRLGRGDDNYHRRSQFGSTSDRSSRDFRMVSNQMNQSSPCENLRGLPYDNRMNENQRWVHGREVNGDAHYSFIERGSNEIGDPSEIRVATGKREHYRCREVNAQLERHSSKGSREDSYEFSRTSRKPLQKKSVLLRIQKPNYRNREDERVHYLGYLDDNKSSSFRGKDQNLYQNHEMGEQVREGSPVELDVSFKSNSLVAKAIATPSSTGVSDLHLTPKNEKVRKVVGLNKDSSSSSAIKPNEGIVKLENAVLVANNASSSDMDLLQSKVEVTASVTGNVQVSGSLPGSSGTKTSPGNSKVESSTKVSVSNKGGTNVISGKTSSLKVAKKKKIVKRVVKKVINPLSSSSSQPTTKCDGSVTAYGVAHGLPASSEPEKSSALVSVDIVDSQPHLNETNVVPETENDRVEGFAKVLESDNDTITDSSGLRLPNIKRKRSHSTSPLGSSSHEESKINGNLANGNSANYLHGMSSTDKDFSKLLNENTSSDMDSVEPASKQLCLDGGSFLLENNTASLSPKVLGMETNSAEGNTDFGFLSSDEIKIHEGPASSYNITLGCDSDSGLISDGITVSNIGTTDVSCKEPCTNQGKPLAENGVVDQCLNANFSVGSGKIFCESNSGERTIQNVDTCASCSNEVRTIYSSNSGHIISGEIDFSSNGTIDDVCGRPSSDKVSTLENVPTGGSLNCTISTDGSKEDTPNIKKSNKNVEMPQLHVSKSEVNNSYLKPVNMVNSATWVDTTLRLSFEDPTPTEFTVSGDVCGNVGLRGCTDGISDFCLRSSPDALEANASGNSTVNVGPSGTSKQNQKKRKFSGSQLESTCLIASGESEGPLTAGISVSAVEVPCNSGSGLMQPEPETTVSAMNPLFTSDFPPLKKQITEPLDNCSVGGYHGTEDSLIDGFEDSGLRGVHSCSTVWELAVQKVQSPCPSGSEGKQIAEATLVMAGSSHQNNSILIESGEAEKMDVDAGEEQDIADSGTAQCQFPSELQVPDSDERLPGTDVENDSCQHIKNDLPSMSSYSSSLGDGKEVSATNSSGAVMGLVSDTLPDMLSTSHIQLSIEKGGGDDEILLGKRAIKGGSNISVVTSGSPNTEINFNSDHGVENDHSFSGKTGLLPSQDSINSTQMGNTMSGEVYGRKNQPNQAVSRIYPGRSSVVFASSKNTASSTHISKPRTWHRADNSSTFGQPGNKAFSSTVPTQRKLHKQITKFENTSYIRKGNSLVRKPTTMAAQSQSSHGLSSSVYRLNSLGTDEVKKNAGSDIRTGVVDPSNFVRTGANAAFERPRTPPLASATKLPNHASSFLGNSTSSPLAEPLHNCATETASDHMTSTASNDVLNSSENAIIISENPMTQTGQINNLDCHNELNDGNALSSNANSVTYVKRKSNQLVATSNPSSLSVYNAHNAPALPSDGYYKRRKNQLVRTSLESHVQPAFIMPEESVNPEGQAPHNITSSRSSSKRRSRKAVTKTHKPSKFALVWTQRSAQLLNDDDDSLHRHKFLPHLFPWKRATYWRSFITNSAANPSNNSSSAISRKLLLSRKRDTVYTRSKHGFSLRKSKVLSVGGSSLKWSKSIERRSKKASEEATLAVAEAERKKREQSGASCVVSGTMNRNSSSRERIFQIGSFRYKMDSSRRTLQRISDDDSSYSAAFQTEKDFKRSYVPRRLVIGKDEYVRIGNGNQLVRDPKKRTRILASEKVRWSLHTARSRLARKRKYCQFFTRFGKCNKDDGKCPYIHDSSKIAVCTKFLNGLCFNSDCKLTHKVIPERMPDCSYYLQGLCTNKNCPYRHVHVNPNAFTCEGFLRGYCADGNECRKKHSYVCPTYEATGSCPQGSKCKLHHPKNRSKGKKSKQSREKKIDQGRYFGSTHINVSEPGTAVSETHSAQDNSKICFEGSIADYMILDVADAVRENINLADEQTSFSEGDPLDLKLVDPDELIKPIRIMTT, from the exons GATAGCAGACCCGATTTGAGGGACCCACCTAGGGTTTTGCCCGATAGATGGCCCTCTAGGCCCTACCCTCCTGCCAACGTGGATTCAGACTCATATCGCCGTCCCCTAGATAACCAGCCCATGTCTCCTATGAAGATTAGGCGTGAATTAGAAGGCAATTCCAGGTTTATAGAGGAACACAAACAAAGGGAAGAACTTCGACTGGGTCGTGGTGATGACAATTATCATCGCCGCAGTCAATTTGGATCCACTTCAGATAGATCTTCAAGGGATTTCCGAATGGTATCGAATCAAATGAATCAGAGTTCGCCCTGTGAGAATCTGCGTGGTTTGCCGTATGATAATCGAATGAATGAGAATCAGAGATGGGTACATGGCAGAGAGGTGAACGGAGATGCGCATTATTCCTTCATTGAAAGGGGGAGTAATGAGATTGGGGACCCTTCTGAAATTCGAGTTGCTACTGGGAAACGTGAGCATTATAGGTGTAGAGAAGTGAATGCACAGTTGGAAAGACATAGTAGCAAGGGAAGTAGAGAGGATAGTTATGAGTTTAGTCGAACTTCAAGGAAGCCACTACAGAAAAAGAGTGTTCTTCTTAGGATTCAAAAGCCTAATTATAGGAATAGAGAGGATGAAAGGGtgcattatttgggttatttggaTGATAACAAATCTAGTTCATTTAGGGGTAAAGATCAGAATTTGTACCAGAATCATGAGATGGGAGAGCAAGTGAGAGAAGGAAGCCCTGTAGAGCTTGATGTGTCTTTCAAGTCCAATTCCCTGGTAGCCAAGGCTATTGCTACTCCAAGTTCTACAGGCGTTTCTGATTTGCATTTGACACCTAAGAATGAGAAAGTAAGGAAAGTAGTGGGCCTTAATAAGGATAGTTCAAGTTCATCAGCAATTAAACCCAATGAAGGTATAGTAAAATTGGAAAATGCTGTATTGGTAGCAAATAATGCTTCCAGTTCTGACATGGACCTACTACAGTCCAAAGTGGAAGTTACAGCTTCTGTTACTGGCAACGTGCAAGTTAGTGGTTCACTGCCTGGTTCCAGTGGGACTAAAACCTCGCCTGGAAATAGTAAAGTGGAGAGTTCCACTAAGGTTTCGGTGTCTAATAAAGGTGGAACTAATGTCATTTCTGGTAAAACATCTTCTCTCAAGGTtgcaaagaagaaaaaaattgtgaagaGAGTAGTGAAGAAAGTCATAAACCCTTTGAGTTCTTCAAGTTCACAGCCAACTACGAAGTGTGATGGATCTGTGACAGCATATGGCGTTGCCCATGGTCTGCCTGCATCCTCTGAACCTGAAAAGAGTTCTGCTTTAGTTTCAGTTGACATTGTGGATTCACAGCCTCACTTAAATGAAACAAATGTGGTGCCTGAGACTGAGAATGACAGAGTGGAGggatttgccaaagtcttggaatCTGACAATGACACAATTACTGATTCTAGTGGATTGCGTTTACCTAATATCAAGAGAAAGAGGAGCCATTCAACTTCTCCTCTGGGTTCTTCAAGCCATGAAGAAAGCAAAATCAATGGGAACTTGGCAAATGGTAATTCTGCCAACTACTTGCATGGTATGTCCAGTACTGACAAGGATTTTAGTAAACTGCTAAATGAAAATACTAGTTCTGACATGGATAGTGTTGAACCTGCCAGCAAGCAGCTTTGTCTGGATGGAGGCTCTTTCTTGCTTGAGAATAATACAGCAAGCCTATCTCCCAAGGTTTTAGGAATGGAAACTAATTCTGCTGAAGGCAATACTGATTTTGGTTTCTTAAGTTCTGATGAAATTAAAATTCATGAGGGTCCTGCAAGTTCATATAATATAACCTTGGGGTGTGATTCTGATAGCGGTTTAATATCGGATGGAATTACTGTTTCTAACATTGGGACAACAGATGTTAGTTGCAAGGAACCTTGTACAAATCAGGGTAAACCTTTAGCGGAGAATGGTGTTGTAGATCAGTGTCTAAATGCTAATTTTTCTGTAGGAAGTGGCAAAATTTTCTGTGAATCAAATTCAGGGGAAAGGACTATTCAGAATGTTGATACATGTGCGAGCTGTTCAAATGAAGTACGGACCATTTATAGTTCTAACAGTGGTCACATTATTTCAGGAGAAATTGATTTTTCCAGCAATGGGACTATTGATGATGTTTGCGGGAGGCCTTCTTCAGATAAGGTTAGTACACTTGAGAATGTTCCTACAGGAGGATCACTAAATTGTACAATTTCTACTGATGGCAGCAAAGAGGATACACCTAACATCaagaagagcaataaaaatgttgaaATGCCTCAATTACATGTGTCAAAATCAGAGGTGAATAATTCATATTTAAAGCCTGTAAACATGGTTAACTCTGCAACTTGGGTCGATACAACCTTAAGACTGTCTTTCGAAGATCCTACTCCAACAGAGTTTACAGTTTCTGGTGATGTTTGTGGGAATGTTGGCTTGCGAGGTTGTACAGATGGAATCAGTGATTTTTGCCTGAGAAGTTCACCAGATGCGTTGGAGGCCAATGCTTCAGGTAACAGCACTGTTAATGTTGGTCCAAGTGGTACTTCAAAGCAGaatcaaaagaaaagaaaattctctGGTTCTCAACTGGAATCGACTTGTCTGATAGCATCTGGTGAGTCTGAGGGGCCTCTAACTGCAGGCATCTCAGTATCAGCTGTAGAAGTGCCCTGCAATTCTGGCAGTGGTCTGATGCAACCAGAACCAGAAACGACAGTCTCTGCCATGAATCCTTTGTTCACTTCTGATTTCCCACCTTTGAAGAAGCAGATCACTGAACCACTTGATAATTGTTCTGTGGGAGGATATCATGGCACTGAGGATTCACTTATTGATGGCTTTGAAGATAGTGGTTTGAGGGGTGTCCATTCTTGTTCGACTGTTTGGGAGCTGGCTGTCCAAAAAGTGCAATCCCCTTGTCCATCAGGATCAGAAGGCAAGCAGATTGCAGAGGCAACTCTAGTTATGGCAGGAAGTAGTCATCAAAACAACTCTATTCTTATAGAAAGTGGTGAGGCAGAAAAAATGGATGTAGATGCTGGAGAAGAGCAAGATATTGCAGACAGTGGGACAGCTCAGTGCCAATTTCCCTCAGAACTTCAGGTCCCTGACTCAGATGAAAGATTGCCTGGTACAGATGTGGAGaatgatagttgtcaacataTAAAGAATGATTTACCTTCTATGTCGAGCTATTCGTCTTCATTAGGAGATGGTAAGGAAGTTTCTGCTACCAACTCCAGTGGTGCAGTTATGGGGCTTGTGTCTGATACATTGCCTGATATGCTGAGCACATCGCACATCCAACTTTCCATTGAAAAGGGTGGTGGGGATGATGAAATCCTACTTGGGAAGCGTGCAATTAAAGGTGGTTCTAACATATCCGTTGTTACTTCTGGTTCACCAAATACTGAAATTAATTTTAACTCAGACCATGGAGTAGAAAATGATCACTCATTTAGTGGCAAAACCGGACTTTTGCCATCACAGGATTCCATAAATAGTACTCAAATGGGGAATACCATGAGTGGAGAAGTATATGGGAGGAAGAACCAGCCTAATCAAGCTGTTTCTAGGATTTATCCTGGTCGCTCATCTGTGGTATTTGCTTCTTCAAAAAATACAGCCTCTTCAACCCATATCTCAAAGCCTCGAACATGGCACCGAGCTGATAATTCCTCTACTTTTGGTCAGCCAGGAAACAAGGCTTTTTCAAGCACTGTTCCTACACAACGGAAATTGCATAAACAGATAACAAAGTTCGAGAACACCTCTTACATTCGTAAGGGTAATAGTCTCGTCAGAAAACCTACCACAATGGCTGCTCAATCCCAGAGCTCTCATGGTTTGAGTTCCTCTGTTTATCGGCTGAACTCTTTAGGTACAGATGAAGTGAAGAAGAATGCTGGATCTGACATTAGAACTGGTGTTGTTGACCCATCAAATTTTGTACGAACAGGGGCGAATGCCGCTTTTGAGAGGCCCAGAACACCGCCATTAGCCAGTGCCACCAAATTGCCAAATCATGCTAGCAGTTTTTTGGGGAATTCTACATCTTCCCCACTAGCAGAGCCTCTTCATAATTGTGCTACTGAAACTGCATCAGATCATATGACTTCTACAGCAAGTAATGATGTGCTAAACTCCTCTGAGAATGCAATAATAATTTCAGAAAATCCCATGACTCAAACTGGCCAAATTAACAATTTGGATTGCCATAATGAACTAAACGATGGTAATGCATTGTCTTCAAATGCCAACAGTGTAACATATGTTAAGCGAAAATCAAATCAGTTGGTTGCAACTTCAAATCCTAGTTCATTGTCTGTTTATAATGCTCATAATGCCCCAGCCTTACCTTCTGATGGCTATTACAAGAGGAGAAAAAATCAATTGGTTAGGACTTCACTGGAAAGCCATGTTCAGCCAGCATTCATCATGCCCGAAGAAAGTGTAAATCCTGAGGGGCAAGCTCCTCATAACATTACCTCCAGCAGAAGCTCGAGTAAGAGACGATCTCGAAAAG CTGTGACCAAGACACATAAACCTTCAAAATTCGCTTTGGTCTGGACACAACGGAGTGCTCAGTTGTtgaatgatgatgatgattcatTGCATCGTCACAAGTTCTTGCCTCACTTGTTTCCCTGGAAAAGAGCAACATACTGGAGAAGCTTCATTACAAATTCAGCTGCTAATCCCAGTAATAATTCCTCATCTGCAATTAG TAGGAAATTGCTGCTGTCCAGGAAGAGGGATACTGTTTACACAAGGTCAAAACATGGATTTTCACTTCGAAAATCCAAGGTATTAAGTGTTGGTGGATCTAGTTTAAAATGGTCAAAATCCATTGAAAGGCGATCAAAGAAAGCTAGTGAG GAAGCTACCCTGGCAGTTGCTGAAGCAGAGAGGAAGAAAAGAGAGCAGAGTGGTGCTTCATGTGTTGTTTCTGGGACAATGAACAGAAATAGTTCTTCTC GTGAAAGGATATTTCAGATTGGTTCATTTCGCTACAAAATGGATTCCTCAAGGCGGACCCTTCAGAGGATATCCG ACGATGATTCATCATACTCAGCAGCTTTTCAAACAGAAAAGGATTTCAAGAGATCTTATGTTCCAAGGAGATTAGTGATTGGCAAAGATGA ATATGTTCGAATTGGCAATGGCAACCAACTTGTTAGAGATCCCAAGAAACGAACACGCATTTTGGCAAGTGAAAAAGTTCGATGGAGTTTGCACACTGCCAGATCACGATTGGCTAGAAAGCGAAAGTATTGTCAATTTTTCACAAGATTTGGGAAATGCAACAAAGACGATGGAAAATGCCCTTACATTCATGATTCCTCCAAAATTGCTGTCTGCACAAAGTTTCTAAATGGTTTATGTTTTAATTCAGACTGCAAATTGACTCACAAG GTGATTCCAGAAAGGATGCCAGATTGCTCTTACTATTTGCAAG GTCTTTGCACCAATAAAAATTGCCCATACAGGCATGTGCATGTGAATCCAAATGCATTTACTTGTGAAGGATTTTTGAGGGGATATTGTGCTGATGGCAATGAG TGTCGGAAGAAGCACAGCTATGTCTGCCCCACTTATGAAGCAACCGGATCCTGTCCTCAAGGATCCAAATGCAAGCTTCATCATCCCAAAAATAGAAGCAAGGGAAAGAAAAGCAAGCAATCACGAGAGAAGAAGATTGACCAAGGGCGGTACTTTGGTTCAACGCATATAAATGTTTCTGAACCTGGAACTGCAGTGTCTGAAACACACTCAGCACAAGATAATTCTAAGATTTGCTTTGAAGGAAGCATTGCTGATTATATGATTCTTGATGTTGCTGATGCAGTCAGAGAAAATATCAATTTAGCTGATGAGCAAACATCCTTTAGTGAGGGTGACCCTTTGGACTTAAAATTAGTTGATCCTGATGAGCTAATTAAACCAATTCGAATAATGACCACCTGA